One genomic region from Reichenbachiella ulvae encodes:
- a CDS encoding outer membrane protein assembly factor BamD has protein sequence MKKKYFIFIILTSLVTLAYADKSKQALRAIEKEDYEKAEEFLERSYKADSLNPLVSYAYALYYVSGTNPEYDLDRSHKYMKQGLQLLPDRTEDHIDEMDKVDVLLEHFDTLQSYIHGLAYQRATQLDEVSAYQYFLSAYDDASEVLLAETRRNELVFAEVEKEGTWEAYQSFIEQYPRSLQYATAKKRFDQLIFEERTGTNQLDELKDFLIEYPNSPYRAEVEAMIYTKMVTGLVEEKIVEFINSYNNARLTQKALGLLYHSSGIDESKLKSFNRSAFQHFMDSMSVLENLNNRVLYPFYKDQEYTFYDLDGEKFEQGPFEQISSAYRCGNVQENILDVQQDGVHKMINRAGTIIYEGEWDSFIDLGNGVLVVTKGDRKGAITVTGEVVLDVQFEEISLLDHRLLAFQQGGKVGLAGVTGQIILEPAYDDIFLEGSFWIVEQDGVFGVANLDELLKDNPNIPLEYEEVELINKEYIVGYTPEFESLINKSLKVVTPDSTISINTMYDTWTFKTSQGYHVFDKKNQQYSDLVYHDILQNYEWMGLKREQTWVVYSKNMDEEPILGVDSVKMIGDDIAILFTQDRGMALFPNREVVEIQEGQYIKALSSSRRTQIHYLVIEEARKLSLYRDGKKLFSTPHDEIGFISDSIFSVKDDGVYGAVDIKGRLVLKVRYDAIAEAKNGVSDVLYDGAFGAYNFNNRTLLNIDYRERFATYNDRLFIVKGDDGYGLLSGDNKQWLEGAYDKIEYWSDSAFIGLRDDQWEIRKIYEDEVLIDGIDGYRYLSDSTTAKTIEIRKGNAYGVYHEDLGLIVPVVFNDVYNLGGPQKNLYMAEKVFPEGDYYVVVYYDDKGEKTRSEAYRGSEYELIVCDD, from the coding sequence TTGAAGAAAAAATATTTCATTTTTATTATCCTGACGAGTTTGGTAACTCTGGCTTATGCTGATAAATCCAAGCAAGCCTTGCGGGCCATCGAAAAAGAGGACTATGAAAAAGCGGAAGAATTTCTGGAACGCTCTTATAAAGCGGACAGTCTCAATCCGTTGGTTTCCTATGCTTATGCCCTCTATTACGTTTCGGGAACAAACCCCGAATATGATCTGGATCGCTCTCACAAATACATGAAGCAGGGCTTGCAGCTGCTACCGGATCGAACAGAAGATCATATCGATGAGATGGATAAGGTGGATGTGCTCCTTGAGCATTTCGACACCTTGCAATCCTATATCCATGGTTTGGCCTATCAAAGAGCGACTCAACTGGATGAAGTTTCGGCCTATCAATATTTCCTTTCTGCTTATGACGATGCGTCAGAGGTTCTGCTGGCCGAAACCCGAAGAAATGAATTGGTATTTGCTGAGGTAGAGAAGGAGGGAACTTGGGAAGCCTACCAGTCCTTCATCGAGCAATACCCCAGATCTTTGCAGTATGCCACTGCGAAGAAGCGCTTTGATCAACTGATATTCGAGGAGCGTACGGGAACTAATCAATTGGATGAGTTGAAGGATTTTTTAATTGAGTATCCTAACTCTCCCTATCGAGCGGAAGTAGAAGCCATGATTTATACCAAGATGGTGACAGGACTCGTGGAAGAAAAAATCGTAGAATTCATCAATTCATATAACAATGCCCGGCTGACTCAAAAGGCATTAGGACTACTTTATCATTCGTCTGGGATAGACGAGTCAAAATTGAAATCTTTTAATCGATCGGCTTTTCAGCACTTTATGGATTCCATGAGCGTACTCGAAAACCTCAATAATCGAGTGTTATACCCCTTTTACAAAGATCAGGAGTATACTTTTTACGATTTAGATGGAGAAAAATTTGAACAAGGGCCTTTTGAGCAAATCAGCTCGGCGTATAGGTGTGGCAATGTGCAGGAAAATATCCTGGATGTACAGCAAGATGGAGTGCACAAGATGATCAATCGAGCCGGTACCATCATATATGAGGGAGAATGGGATTCTTTCATTGATCTGGGGAATGGAGTTCTCGTAGTAACCAAAGGGGATAGAAAAGGAGCCATAACCGTAACGGGGGAGGTTGTTTTGGATGTTCAGTTTGAGGAAATATCGCTTTTGGATCACAGGCTATTGGCTTTTCAGCAAGGGGGAAAGGTAGGTCTTGCCGGAGTGACCGGGCAGATTATTTTGGAACCCGCATACGATGACATCTTTCTAGAAGGGAGTTTTTGGATTGTGGAGCAGGATGGAGTATTTGGCGTAGCGAACCTAGATGAATTGCTCAAGGACAATCCTAATATACCGCTGGAATATGAAGAGGTGGAGCTGATCAATAAGGAATATATCGTAGGCTATACCCCTGAATTTGAGTCGCTGATTAACAAAAGCCTGAAGGTAGTCACGCCTGATTCTACCATCAGCATCAACACCATGTACGATACCTGGACTTTCAAAACCTCACAGGGTTATCATGTGTTTGACAAGAAAAACCAGCAATATTCAGACTTAGTGTATCACGATATCTTACAGAACTACGAATGGATGGGGCTGAAGCGTGAACAAACCTGGGTCGTCTATAGTAAAAACATGGATGAAGAGCCTATTCTTGGGGTTGACTCTGTCAAGATGATAGGAGATGATATTGCAATCTTATTTACCCAGGATAGAGGAATGGCGCTCTTTCCTAATCGAGAAGTGGTAGAGATTCAGGAGGGACAATATATCAAGGCATTGAGTTCATCACGAAGAACGCAAATTCATTACCTGGTCATAGAGGAAGCCAGAAAGCTTTCGCTCTATCGAGATGGGAAAAAGCTTTTTTCCACTCCTCATGATGAGATAGGTTTTATCAGCGATTCGATATTTTCAGTCAAAGATGATGGGGTGTATGGTGCAGTGGATATCAAAGGTCGCCTGGTATTGAAGGTGAGGTATGACGCCATTGCAGAGGCTAAAAATGGAGTGTCTGATGTCTTGTATGACGGGGCGTTTGGGGCGTACAATTTCAATAACCGTACTTTGTTGAACATTGATTATCGAGAGCGTTTTGCCACTTACAACGATCGACTCTTTATTGTGAAAGGAGATGACGGCTATGGGCTACTCAGTGGTGACAATAAGCAATGGTTGGAAGGCGCCTATGACAAAATCGAGTATTGGAGCGACAGTGCTTTCATAGGCCTAAGAGATGATCAATGGGAAATTCGAAAGATCTATGAAGATGAAGTATTGATCGATGGGATTGATGGCTATAGGTATTTGAGTGATTCGACTACTGCCAAAACCATTGAGATTAGGAAAGGCAATGCTTATGGCGTGTACCACGAAGACCTGGGTTTGATAGTGCCCGTGGTTTTCAATGATGTATACAATTTGGGAGGTCCTCAAAAGAACTTATACATGGCTGAGAAAGTTTTTCCAGAAGGGGACTATTACGTAGTAGTATACTATGATGACAAGGGAGAGAAAACGCGATCGGAAGCTTATAGAGGAAGTGAGTATGAATTAATCGTCTGTGATGATTAA